A genome region from Candidatus Niyogibacteria bacterium includes the following:
- the fusA gene encoding elongation factor G — MAADFALEKIRNIGIIAHIDAGKTTMSERVLFYTGVSYKIGEVHEGDTVMDWMEQERERGITITAAATTCFWTPTYAEGDKEKEHRINLIDTPGHVDFTAEVERSLRVLDGGVVVFDGVAGVEPQSETVWRQADKYKVPRVCFINKLDRTGASFDFSYKSILERLTPNAVPVTLPIGLEADFKGVINLMDMKAYYFEGEHGEKIKKEEIPEEFQSQAKEWRRKLTEKAAESDESLLEKYLEKGELDSGELKRGIRRGCLDYTLIPVFCGSALKNKAVQLVLDGVVDFLPSPADLPPVKGFHPKTGEALERSAKDDAPFAALAFKLQNDPFVGQLTYFRVYSGIAKPSSYILNAATGEKERVGRILRMHSNHREEVKEIFAGNIGAMIGLKNTRTGDTLCDEQNPILLEKIEFPEPVVSLRIEPKTKADQEKMGLALRRLAMEDPTFKIKSDPETLETIISGMGELHLEILVDRMKREFKVEANVGKPQVAYRETIRKMAEAEGKYIRQSGGRGQYGHVRLRLEPLERGQGFEFVNGIRGGVIPQEFIPAAEKGAREALERGALAGHLLTDLKVTLYDGSFHEVDSSEAAFKIAASMALQEGAKRANPVILEPIMKVEAVTPEKFLGDVTGNLSSKRAKIENITDRYNLKVVDAQVPLSEMFGYVTALRSMTEGRATYTMEFLNYQEVPQNVAQLIIEGKK, encoded by the coding sequence ATGGCCGCTGATTTTGCATTAGAAAAAATCCGAAATATCGGCATTATCGCCCACATTGACGCCGGAAAAACCACTATGTCCGAGCGCGTTCTTTTCTATACGGGTGTTTCTTATAAAATCGGCGAAGTGCACGAAGGGGATACGGTGATGGATTGGATGGAACAGGAAAGAGAGCGCGGCATTACCATTACGGCCGCCGCCACCACTTGTTTTTGGACTCCCACTTACGCGGAAGGCGACAAAGAAAAAGAACATCGCATAAACCTCATTGATACGCCCGGTCATGTTGATTTTACCGCGGAAGTGGAGAGGTCTCTTCGTGTTTTAGACGGCGGCGTGGTGGTTTTTGACGGCGTGGCCGGCGTTGAACCCCAATCGGAAACCGTTTGGCGCCAAGCCGATAAATATAAAGTCCCCCGCGTTTGTTTTATAAACAAACTGGACAGAACCGGCGCCAGTTTTGATTTTTCTTACAAATCAATTTTAGAGCGGCTGACGCCCAATGCCGTTCCCGTTACTTTACCGATCGGCTTGGAAGCTGATTTTAAAGGAGTGATTAATTTAATGGATATGAAGGCTTATTATTTTGAAGGCGAGCACGGCGAAAAAATCAAAAAAGAAGAAATTCCCGAAGAATTTCAATCTCAAGCAAAAGAATGGCGCCGTAAATTAACGGAAAAAGCGGCAGAATCCGATGAATCGCTTTTGGAAAAATATCTGGAAAAAGGCGAATTGGATTCAGGCGAATTAAAGCGCGGCATCCGCCGGGGTTGTTTGGATTACACTTTGATTCCGGTTTTTTGCGGTTCCGCCCTTAAAAACAAGGCAGTGCAGCTGGTTTTGGACGGAGTGGTTGATTTTCTTCCTTCTCCGGCTGACCTTCCTCCGGTTAAAGGTTTTCATCCTAAAACCGGAGAAGCATTGGAAAGATCGGCCAAAGACGACGCTCCTTTCGCGGCTTTGGCTTTTAAACTTCAAAACGATCCTTTTGTCGGCCAGCTTACTTATTTTCGCGTTTATTCCGGAATCGCCAAGCCCAGTTCTTATATTTTAAACGCCGCCACCGGCGAGAAAGAAAGAGTGGGCCGGATTTTAAGGATGCATTCCAATCATCGTGAAGAAGTCAAGGAAATTTTCGCCGGCAATATCGGCGCGATGATCGGCCTTAAAAATACCCGGACCGGCGATACGCTTTGCGACGAGCAAAATCCGATTTTACTGGAAAAAATTGAATTTCCCGAGCCGGTTGTTTCCTTGAGAATTGAACCGAAAACCAAAGCGGACCAGGAAAAAATGGGCTTGGCTTTGCGCCGTTTGGCGATGGAAGACCCTACTTTCAAAATAAAATCCGATCCTGAAACTTTGGAGACGATTATTTCCGGAATGGGCGAACTTCATCTGGAAATTTTAGTGGACAGGATGAAACGAGAATTTAAAGTGGAAGCGAATGTCGGCAAGCCGCAGGTGGCTTATCGGGAAACTATCAGGAAAATGGCGGAAGCGGAAGGAAAGTATATCCGCCAGTCCGGCGGCCGCGGCCAATATGGCCATGTTCGGCTTCGTTTGGAGCCGTTAGAGCGCGGCCAGGGTTTTGAGTTTGTGAACGGGATTAGAGGAGGAGTAATTCCGCAAGAATTTATTCCGGCCGCGGAAAAAGGAGCGCGTGAAGCTTTGGAGCGAGGCGCTTTAGCCGGCCATCTTTTGACTGATTTAAAAGTAACGCTTTACGACGGTTCATTTCATGAAGTTGATTCTTCGGAAGCGGCTTTTAAAATTGCCGCTTCCATGGCTCTTCAAGAAGGGGCGAAGCGCGCCAATCCGGTGATTTTAGAGCCGATCATGAAAGTGGAAGCGGTGACGCCGGAAAAATTCTTGGGAGATGTGACGGGAAATTTAAGCTCTAAAAGAGCGAAAATTGAAAATATCACCGACCGTTATAATCTGAAGGTGGTTGACGCTCAAGTGCCGCTTTCGGAAATGTTCGGTTATGTTACCGCGCTCCGTTCCATGACCGAAGGCCGGGCCACTTATACGATGGAATTTCTTAATTATCAGGAAGTTCCGCAAAACGTGGCGCAATTAATCATTGAAGGGAAGAAGTAA
- the rpsL gene encoding 30S ribosomal protein S12 — translation MTTVNQLARRGRRQIKRKSKAVALQRGFNLKKNKPVFYASPFKRGVCTQVKTVTPKKPNSALRKVARVRLTNGMEVTAYIPGEGHNLQEHSIVVIRGGRVKDLPGVRYHIVRGVLDTVGVEGRKQGRSKYGAKRPKAEK, via the coding sequence ATGACAACGGTTAATCAGCTTGCCCGGCGGGGCCGAAGACAAATTAAGAGAAAATCAAAAGCGGTGGCGCTCCAGCGCGGTTTTAATTTAAAAAAAAATAAGCCGGTTTTTTACGCTTCGCCATTTAAGCGAGGCGTGTGCACGCAGGTTAAAACCGTCACTCCCAAAAAGCCGAATTCGGCTTTGCGAAAAGTGGCGCGCGTCCGCTTGACGAACGGAATGGAAGTAACCGCCTATATTCCCGGCGAAGGCCATAATTTACAGGAGCATTCCATTGTCGTGATAAGAGGCGGGAGAGTTAAAGACCTTCCGGGCGTCAGGTATCATATCGTGCGCGGCGTTTTAGACACGGTCGGCGTGGAAGGCCGAAAACAGGGCCGTTCAAAATACGGCGCGAAACGGCCGAAAGCCGAAAAATAA
- the rpsG gene encoding 30S ribosomal protein S7, which translates to MVRRKIKKKLKITPDPLYNSELAAKFINNLMHDGKKSVARREFYNALEEIKKIAKTEEPLAIFEEAIKNVSPSLEVRSRRVGGANYQVPREVRKERAMALAIRWILNAVRSGKGAPVSEKLAKELVLAFKNEGAAIKKKDDTHKMAEANRAFAHFAW; encoded by the coding sequence ATTGTGCGCAGAAAAATAAAGAAAAAACTTAAAATAACGCCTGATCCGCTTTATAATTCGGAATTGGCGGCAAAATTTATCAATAACCTGATGCATGACGGAAAGAAATCCGTGGCGCGCCGGGAATTTTACAATGCTTTGGAAGAAATCAAAAAGATCGCCAAAACCGAAGAGCCGCTGGCGATTTTTGAAGAAGCGATTAAAAATGTTTCTCCTTCGCTGGAAGTCAGGTCGCGCCGGGTTGGCGGCGCCAACTATCAAGTGCCGAGAGAAGTAAGAAAAGAAAGGGCGATGGCTTTGGCGATTCGTTGGATTTTAAACGCCGTCCGTTCCGGCAAAGGAGCGCCGGTATCGGAAAAACTCGCCAAAGAATTAGTTTTAGCTTTTAAAAACGAAGGCGCGGCCATTAAGAAGAAAGACGACACACACAAAATGGCCGAAGCAAACCGGGCTTTTGCGCACTTTGCTTGGTAA